Sequence from the Tigriopus californicus strain San Diego unplaced genomic scaffold, Tcal_SD_v2.1 Contig314, whole genome shotgun sequence genome:
GTGGCACACCAAACCCGTGGTGCCAATCGTGATGCGGGAGCCATGGCCGATTTCACGGGTCTCATCCCCTTTCAGACGGCGATCGTTAATCACGGAGCCATTGGTACTACCTTGATCTTGATAGTAGAACTTGCCGTCCTGATATGTGATCCGGGCGTGACTCTTGCTGCAACCAATATCGTCCAAAAGTACATCATGCTCGCCCTCGCGACCCACGGACCCACCCATGCATGTAACGATGAACAATTCGCCACAAGTCATGACCTCGGATTGAACCACTACCATGCGGATACATGGCGGGATCGCTTCGGGTGGCTCCGTGTCCGCTTCGGAGGTACTAGAACTATCCGAAGTGGAACCATAGGATTCGGACGAGTCCAGTTCGCCCTCTTCgccctcctcttctttctcttgtgGTTAGTGATCATCACCATCTTCATTTTCGGTCCGGGGACTCCTCGCCAGACTCGATTCGGTTTCCTGGGCTTCATCCGGGGCTTGGNNNNNNNNNNNNNNNNNNNNNNNNNNNNNNNNNNNNGTTTTGGTTAGTTATAACAATAATTCGCGTCAATACTAGGGAAACATTCTTCTGAAGGTCTTTGCTTACTATGCATGGCAAGTTAACTAGCATTAGATTTGCCACCTCTTCTCAATTGAGTTACTTATCTCTGAATTCATTGTTATAGTGTCTAACTCCAGGCTTCATCTACATCAAAGTTAACCGTATTTTCCACTTCTCCTTCCTTTAAGGCATTAACCACAAGGGCATTCAGCCATTAGCAATAGGCCCATGTCAATCGAGAGAGCATTTTTAAGTACAATTGGGCATTAAGAACGGTCAAAAAGAAGGTTGGAACAAATTCAAGTCCAATTATGCCTAAACGAACGGCCTGGAATCAGTCTAAACTGGTAGTTTTTCTCAGGTATCAATAGTTTAAGATCTCGAAATCCATCTAAATTTGAGGCGGATCAAGCATTCCAAATAATAGGAGCGCCAATATCAAGCGGCACGAATTTCCAATTGC
This genomic interval carries:
- the LOC131892554 gene encoding angiogenic factor with G patch and FHA domains 1-like, with product MVVVQSEVMTCGELFIVTCMGGSVGREGEHDVLLDDIGCSKSHARITYQDGKFYYQDQGSTNGSVINDRRLKGDETREIGHGSRITIGTTGLVCHVHPGIQTCLELPRESPDQSRKKAMKAIRQKYGINHANTQPPEAKTNGPAQPYQDRAGLRRKT